CGACCCCGCCATGTGCGTTCCGGCATCTTGAACCTCCGGTCGTTGCTGGCCTATGCCGCTGGTCCTGGCCCCCGGCACACCCCGTACGCGCAGGCGTGCGCCGGGCGTGCTCCGCCGGGTGAAAGCGGGCGAATGAGGGGCCCGGGACCGACCGTACGTCACACGTCCGGCCCCGGCGCACGGTAGCTTTTTCCCGGAGAGCCAGTGAGGCCCGCCCGCCCGCGCCCCGCACGGGAGGTCCGGTAAGTTACCTCACGTCACATACTGTCCGTTTTCTGGAGATTATCTCCCGATGCTGTTTACTGATGACAACCTCGGGAGCCGGCCGGGAACAGGCGGCATGGGCGCGAGGCCGCTGGGGAAGGCGTACCTCGTCCCACACGGGAGGTTCCGGTGACGACACGTGGAGTCCTGTACGTACACTCCGCACCGCGCGCGCTCTGTCCGCACATCGAATGGGCGGTGGCAGGCGTACTCGGGGTGCGGGTCCAGTTGGACTGGATCAGACAGCCGGCCGCGCCCGGCACCTGGCGGTCCGAGTTCTCCTGGCGGGGCCGCGCCGGCACCGCCTCGGAGCTGGCCTCCGCCCTGCGCGGCTGGGACCTCCTCCGCTTCGAGGTGACCGCCGAACCGTGTGCCACGGCCGAGGGTGAGCGCTACAGCTCCACCCCCACGCTCGGCATCTTCCACGCGGTCACCGGCATGAACGGCGACATCCTCGTCCCCGAGGACCGGCTGCGGGCGGCCCTGACGCGCTCCGTGCGCGGGGAGTCCGACCTGGAGGCGGAGGTCGCGGGACTCATCGGCAAACCCTGGGACGACGAGCTGGAATCCTTCCGGCACGCCGGCGAGGGCGCCCCGGTCCGCTGGTTGCACCAGGTGGTCTGAGCCCCCGCGCGCCCAGGGGCTCACGTGCCCTCAGGAGCCGTGTTCCACATGGTGAATCACCGGCGGCCGAGGGGCGCGGCTTCACTACGCTGCGCACGCATGACCTTCCACGAGGTGCGCGGCGCCACCCTCCACCACGACGACACCGGCCCCCGCGACGGAACACCCGTCGTCCTGATCCACGGCCACCCCTTCGACCGCACGCTCTGGGCCCCGCAGGCGCGGGCGCTGACGACGGCCGGATACCGGGTGATCACCCCGGACCTCCGTGGATACGGCGCGAGCGGGGTGACGGAGGGGACGGTGTACCTCTCCGACTTCGCCGACGACCTCGCCGCCCTCCTCGACCGTCTCGGCCTCGCGGACGCGGTCGTCGGCGGTGTCTCGATGGGCGGTCAGATCGCCCTGGAGTTCCGGCGGCGCCACCCCGGGCGGGTACGCGCACTCGTCCTCTCCGACACCTCGGTGCCGCCGGAGACGGAGGACGGCAAGGCGTACCGCAACAAGCTCGCCGACCGGCTGCTCGCCGAGGGCATGGGCGGATACGCCGGTGAGGTCATCGACAAGATGCTCGCCGCCTACAACGTGACCGCCCTGCCCGAGGTGGCCGACCGGGTGCTCGCGATGATGCGGGCCACCGACCCGCGCGGCGCCGCCGCCGCGCTCCGGGGCCGCGCCGAACGCCCCGACCTGCGGCCCGTGCTGGCCGCCGCCGACGTTCCCGTACTCGTCGTGGTCGGCGCCGACGACGTGTACACCCCGGTCGCCGACGCCGAGGAGATGCGCCACCACGCCCCGCACGCGCGGCTCGAAGTGATCGAGGGCGCCGGCCACCTGCCGGGCGCGGAGCAGCCCGAGCGGTTCAACGCGGTCCTGCTCGACTTCCTCACCGAGCAGGTGGCGGGCGTCCGATGACCGCACCGCACCCGCTGCTCGGTCTCTTCCTCGACGCGGCCGAGGGACACTTTCCGCCCGTGGACGGCTCGGTGACGGTGCTGCCGCCCCTGCCCGGTGGGCTGGAGTGCTCCGTCGCGTTCACCGGCCACGCCGTCGTCGCCACCGCACTCCCCGCCGACGAGGTCCTCGGCGCCGGCCCGGACGGTTTCGGAGCCTCGCTCGCGCCGGACTTCCTGCGGCTGCTGGGGGGCCCGCACGGCACGGTCGGCGTCACCGACGCGACCCTCACCGCACGGGGCACCGGCGGCCCGCCCCGCCTCGTCCCACTGGACGGCCACGACGAGCACCCGCGCGTCCGGCACGCCCGCCGCCTGCGCCGGAACGTCCGGGTGTACGGCGACGAGCGGGGCATGATCACCCTCGCCGAAGGGCTCGCGGGGCGCCCGGAGCTCAGCATCGAACTCCACGATCCCGGGGCCCGCGCTCCCGGGCGGGGGCGCGGGCTGCTCGCCGACGCCCTCACCCTCGTACCGTCAGGCAGCCCCGTCTTCGCGGCCGTCGCCCCGGGCAACGCCCGCTCCCTGCGCGGCTTCCTCGCCGCCGGGTTCGTACCGGTCGGCAGTGAGGTGATCGTCGAACCCGGCCGGGCGTGAGGCCCCCGGGAACGACGAAGCCCGCCTCCCCGGAGAACCGGGGGGCGGGCATCGTCGTGGCGGACCGAGCAGAAACGATCAGACGCTGCGGAAGGCCAGGACCACGTTGTGGCCGCCGAAGCCGAACGAGTTGTTGATCGCGGCGATCGAACCCTCGGGCAGCGGCTGCGGCTTGTCGCGGACGATGTTCGCCGTCACGTCGTCGTCGAGGTTCTCGATGTTGATGGTCGGCGGGGCCATCCGGTGGTGCAGCGCGAGGACCGTGGCCACGGTCTCGATGCCGCCCGCACCACCCAGCAGGTGGCCCGTCATCGACTTGGTCGCGGAGATCGCGACGTGGTCGAGGTCGTCGCCCAGGACCGAGCTGAGCGCCTTCAGCTCGGCCACGTCGCCCTGCGGCGTGGACGTGGCGTGCGCGTTGAGGTGGACGACCTCGGACGGCTTGAGGTCCGTGGTGTCCAGCAGGTTGCGCATCGCCGCGGCGATGCCCCGGCCGGTCGGCTCGGGCTGCGCGATGTGGTGGGCGTCGGCGGACAGGCCCTGGCCCAGCACCTCGCAGTAGACCTTGGCGCCGCGCGCGGCGGCGTGCTCGACCGACTCCAGGACCACGACGCCCGCGCCCTCACCGAGGACGAAGCCGTCACGGCCCGTGTCGTACGGCCGCGAGGCCTTCTGGGGCTCGTCGTTGTTCTTGGACATCGCCATCATGTTGGCGAAGGCCGCGATCGGCAGCGGGTGGATGGCCGCCTCCGTACCACC
The DNA window shown above is from Streptomyces sp. NBC_00247 and carries:
- a CDS encoding DUF3145 domain-containing protein — translated: MTTRGVLYVHSAPRALCPHIEWAVAGVLGVRVQLDWIRQPAAPGTWRSEFSWRGRAGTASELASALRGWDLLRFEVTAEPCATAEGERYSSTPTLGIFHAVTGMNGDILVPEDRLRAALTRSVRGESDLEAEVAGLIGKPWDDELESFRHAGEGAPVRWLHQVV
- a CDS encoding alpha/beta fold hydrolase, with the translated sequence MTFHEVRGATLHHDDTGPRDGTPVVLIHGHPFDRTLWAPQARALTTAGYRVITPDLRGYGASGVTEGTVYLSDFADDLAALLDRLGLADAVVGGVSMGGQIALEFRRRHPGRVRALVLSDTSVPPETEDGKAYRNKLADRLLAEGMGGYAGEVIDKMLAAYNVTALPEVADRVLAMMRATDPRGAAAALRGRAERPDLRPVLAAADVPVLVVVGADDVYTPVADAEEMRHHAPHARLEVIEGAGHLPGAEQPERFNAVLLDFLTEQVAGVR
- the fabF gene encoding beta-ketoacyl-ACP synthase II, with the translated sequence MNSTNRTVVVTGIGATTPLGGDSASTWEGLMAGRSGIKPLEGERFAELPVRIAALAAVDPGEVLPRPLARKLDRSAQFALIAAREAWADAGFTGKAGEDDAIEPERLGTVIASGIGGVITLLDQYDVLKEKGVRRVSPHTVPMLMPNGPAANVGLEVNAQAGVHTPVSACASGAEAIGYAVEMIRTGRADVVVAGGTEAAIHPLPIAAFANMMAMSKNNDEPQKASRPYDTGRDGFVLGEGAGVVVLESVEHAAARGAKVYCEVLGQGLSADAHHIAQPEPTGRGIAAAMRNLLDTTDLKPSEVVHLNAHATSTPQGDVAELKALSSVLGDDLDHVAISATKSMTGHLLGGAGGIETVATVLALHHRMAPPTINIENLDDDVTANIVRDKPQPLPEGSIAAINNSFGFGGHNVVLAFRSV